Proteins from a genomic interval of Liolophura sinensis isolate JHLJ2023 chromosome 3, CUHK_Ljap_v2, whole genome shotgun sequence:
- the LOC135463907 gene encoding uncharacterized protein LOC135463907, whose product MESKYAITLTLFLAAVALVAARDVRQKRSMLFPGLSSHEEKREDINTAESDKDVDERQMREMAANFRKAMMSKRGIFDCAGFLQECHAFKHCCGDWVCNRDHIFEGGVCVIDFDK is encoded by the exons ATGGAGAGCAAGTACGCCATAACCTTGACGCTGTTTTTGGCGGCAGTAGCACTTG TTGCCGCACGTGATGTGAGACAGAAGAGATCGATGCTCTTCCCGGGTTTGTCCAGTCATGA GGAGAAGAGAGAGGATATTAACACAGCCGAAAGTGACAAGGACGTGGACGA acgACAGATGCGAGAGATGGCGGCGAACTTCCGAAAAGCCATGATGAGCAAGCGTGGGATATTTGACTGCGCCGGGTTTTTGCAGGAATGCCACGCCTTTAAACACTGCTGTGGTGATTGGGTATGCAACCGTGATCACATCTTCGAGGGAGGTGTTTGTGTGATAGACTTTGACAAATAA
- the LOC135464209 gene encoding uncharacterized protein LOC135464209, which translates to MGNNILMAVILIYVTAAIATQARAGKKDQAIAEGVDTVRKADSTRILNKRELRELAANFREAMMRKRGLFDCANYQEECHIFKHCCGDFLCSRANVFGTGICSIEV; encoded by the exons ATGGGGAACAACATTCTGATGGCCGTCATCCTTATATATGTGACCGCGGCAATAG CTACACAAGCCCGTGCAGGGAAGAAGGACCAGGCGATTGCTGAGGG GGTGGATACAGTAAGAAAAGCAGACAGTACCAGGATTCTGAATAA acGAGAGCTACGAGAGCTCGCCGCAAACTTCAGAGAGGCCATGATGAGAAAGCGGGGACTGTTTGACTGTGCCAACTACCAAGAAGAATGTCACATCTTCAAACATTGCTGTGGAGATTTCTTATGCAGTCGAGCAAACGTCTTCGGTACAGGCATCTGTTCGATTGAGGTGTAG